A part of Drosophila bipectinata strain 14024-0381.07 chromosome 3L, DbipHiC1v2, whole genome shotgun sequence genomic DNA contains:
- the ais gene encoding probable ATP-dependent RNA helicase DDX52 isoform X1 — protein MDEHDIFKLITAGVRFTKKPKTVPQKVAPVVQIPQQQNQVKSEDNSEDDAEEPSEFRLLSGEAAEPKRKKPKKEKAPSADELAANEAAEVRKLNNISVLGKNVPAPLTSFEDLTKDYKLLPRLQQNVLSRGFAQPTPIQMQALPVLLQRRALMACAPTGSGKTLAFLTPLINGLRAHKTTGLRALVLAPTRELAQQIYRECAELTRETGLRTHFISKVSEAKQKHGTECKQRYDILVSTPNRVRFLLQQQPPLLDLSQVEWFVLDEADRLMEEGQNNFKEQLDDIYAACTNPSKCVAFFSATYTVPVAKWALRHLKNLVRVTIGIQNTATDSVQQELLFVGSESGKLVAVRDLVRQGLQPPVLVFVQSKDRAKQLFEELLYDGINVDVIHAERSQHQRDNCVRAFREGSIWVLICTELMGRGIDFKGVNLVINYDFPPTTISYIHRIGRTGRAGRPGRAITFFTQDDTANLRNIAQIIKNSGGTVPEYMLQMKKVRKSEAKMRAKKPLDREDITTKIRPEGKDDSKQKAAKGKEDSKQKSAKRKDESKQKSAKHKKIEKTEKVLKKRKNIENSLGTKLKKLEKVKGDLKPQIKRNLMGKLKKTKA, from the exons ATGGATGAGCACGATATATTCAAGTTGATTACTGCGGGTGTACGCTTCACCAAAAAGCCCAAG ACAGTGCCTCAAAAAGTGGCACCGGTTGTCCAGATTccccaacaacaaaatcaagTGAAGAGTGAAGATAACTCAGAGGACGATGCAGAGGAGCCCTCAGAATTCAGATTACTTAGTGGAGAAGCCGCAGAGCCAAAACGCAAGAAgccgaaaaaagaaaaggcgCCTTCAGCGGACGAACTGGCCGCAAATGAGGCTGCTGAAGTCCGGAAACTAAATAACATCAGTGTGCTGGGAAAGAATGTGCCAGCTCCTTTGACTAGTTTCGAGGACCTGACCAAGGACTACAAGCTACTCCCACGCCTTCAGCAAAATGTGCTTTCCCGCGGCTTTGCCCAGCCCACTCCCATTCAGATGCAGGCCTTGCCGGTTCTCCTGCAACGTCGCGCTCTAATGGCCTGTGCACCAACTGGATCCGGAAAGACGCTAGCCTTCCTAACTCCACTCATCAACGGCCTAAGAGCTCACAAAACCACTGGCCTGAGAGCTCTGGTACTAGCGCCCACACGAGAATTGGCCCAACAAATATATCGCGAGTGCGCGGAGCTCACCCGGGAAACTGGGCTTCGCACCCATTTCATCAGCAAGGTGAGCGAGGCAAAGCAAAAACATGGCACTGAATGTAAACAGCGTTACGACATCTTGGTCTCCACACCGAATCGAGTGAGGTTCCTGCTTCAACAGCAGCCGCCTCTGTTGGATTTGTCTCAAGTGGAGTGGTTTGTTCTCGACGAGGCTGATCGATTAATGGAGGAAGGACAAAACAACTTCAAAGAGCAGTTAGACGACATTTATGCGGCCTGCACGAATCCATCAAAGTGTGTGGCCTTCTTCAGTGCCACATACACAGTTCCCGTGGCCAAATGGGCCCTTAGACACCTCAAAAACCTAGTGCGAGTCACCATTGGCATACAGAACACCGCCACTGATTCAGTGCAACAAGAATTATTGTTTGTTGGATCGGAGAGCGGAAAGTTGGTGGCCGTGCGAGACCTGGTGCGTCAGGGCCTTCAGCCGCCGGTGCTGGTCTTCGTCCAGAGCAAAGACCGCGCGAAACAGTTATTCGAGGAGCTTCTCTACGATGGCATCAATGTGGACGTGATCCATGCCGAACGCAGCCAGCATCAGCGGGATAACTGCGTGCGAGCCTTCCGCGAGGGAAGTATTTGGGTGCTTATCTGCACAGAACTTATGGGAAGAGGTATTGACTTTAAGGGAGTCAATCTGGTGATCAACTACGACTTCCCGCCAACGACTATATCGTACATCCATCGCATTGGACGAACTGGAAGGGCAGGTCGACCTGGTCGGGCCATAACATTCTTTACTCAGGACGACACCGCGAATCTTAGAAA CATTGCCCagattattaaaaattccGGAGGTACCGTTCCCGAATATATGCTACAAATGAAAAAGGTTCGTAAGTCGGAGGCTAAGATGCGCGCCAAGAAGCCTCTAGATCGCGAGGACATTACGACTAAAATTCGTCCGGAAGGAAAGGACGATTCGAAGCAAAAGGCAGCCAAAGGAAAAGAGGATTCCAAGCAAAAGTCAGCCAAAAGAAAAGACGAGTCAAAACAAAAGTCAgccaaacataaaaaaattgaaaaaacagaaaaggttttgaaaaaaagaaaaaatatcgaGAATTCCTTAGGGACCAAGTTGAAAAAACTTGAGAAAGTTAAAGGTGATTTAAAACCGCAAATTAAAAGAAATCTAATGggaaaattaaagaaaacaaaagcatAA
- the NUCB1 gene encoding nucleobindin-2, protein MPRNVALLGLALIALISISWVSALPVTQNKKADKDTKEADASTPAPADVETSLEYERYLREVVEALEADPEFRKKLDKAPEADIRSGKIAQELDYVNHHVRTKLDEIKRRELERLRELANKAFELSNDIDRKHLKVPQHLDHENEHTFEIEDLRKLIQKTSDDLAEADRKRRGEFKEYEMQKEFEREAQKKEMDEESRKKFEAEVNAKEQKHKDHEKLHHPGNKAQLEEVWEKQDHMDKNDFNPKTFFSIHDVDSNGYWDEAEVKALFVKELDKVYQSDLPEDDMRERAEEMERMREHYFQETDTNHDGLISIEEFMAQTTKEEFQKDPEWETIDQQPQYTHEEYLEYERRRQEEVQRLIAQGQLPPHPNMPQGYYAAPHPEGVAYQQVPQPGGQLHYQQPDQIHHQQQQQYAQQQQQYQQQYGQQPVQLHPNQVYQHAGQIPQQQPQPVYQQQQHQANYQQQQQPIYQQQQQQQPIYQQQQQPVQQQQQPVQQQQQPVQQQQQPVQQQQQPVQQQQQPVQQQQQPVQQQQQPVQQQQQAPVQQQQHPQDSNHSPPLTQNQQAPIQQQQKDQISQPAQQQQKH, encoded by the exons ATGCCGCGGAACGTGGCCCTGTTGGGCCTGGCTTTGATTGCCTTGATTTCCATTTCCTGGGTCTCTGCACTGCCCGTCACTCAGAACAAAAAGGCTGACAAGGACACCAAGGAGGCTGATGCCAGCACCCCGGCTCCCGCAGACGTAGAGACGTCTCTAGAGTATGAACGCTACCTACGAGAAGTCGTGGAGGCCCTGGAGGCTGATCCCGAGTTCCGCAAAAAGTTGGACAAGGCCCCTGAGGCAGACATTAGG AGCGGAAAGATTGCCCAGGAGCTGGACTACGTGAACCATCATGTACGTACCAAGCTGGATGAGATCAAGCGCCGCGAACTTGAGCGTCTGCGTGAACTGGCCAATAAGGCCTTTGAGCTGTCCAACGACATTGACCGAAAGCACCTCAAAGTGCCCCAGCATTTAGACCACGAAAACGAGCACACCTTCGAGATTGAGGACTTGCGCAAGCTGATCCAAAAGACCTCCGACGACCTCGCAGAGGCTGATCGGAAGCGGCGAGGCGAGTTCAAGGAGTACGAAATGCAAAAGGAGTTCGAGCGCgaggcacaaaaaaaagaaatggacGAGGAGTCGCGCAAGAAGTTTGAAGCTGAAGTCAATGCCAAGGAACAGAAGCACAAGGACCACGAGAAGCTTCACCATCCTGGCAATAAAGCCCAGCTCGAGGAGGTGTGGGAGAAGCAGGACCACATGGATAAAAATGACTTTAATCCCAAGACCTTCTTCTCCATCCACGATGTTGATAGCAATGGTTACTGGGACGAGGCGGAGGTAAAGGCCTTATTCGTTAAGGAGCTGGACAAGGTCTACCAGAGCGATCTTCCCGAGGACGATATGCGGGAGCGGGCAGAAGAGATGGAACGCATGCGGGAGCACTACTTCCAGGAAACTGATACTAACCACGATGGACTCATCAGTATTGAAGAATTTATGGCCCAGACCACCAAAGAGGAATTCCAGAAGGACCCCGAGTGGGAGACTATCGATCAGCAGCCCCAGTATACCCATGAAGAGTATTTAGAGTACGAACGCCGGCGCCAGGAGGAAGTACAGCGTCTGATTGCCCAAGGTCAGTTGCCGCCGCATCCAAACATGCCACAGGGCTACTACGCAGCACCACATCCCGAAGGTGTAGCCTACCAGCAAGTTCCACAGCCAGGAGGCCAGCTTCATTACCAACAGCCCGATCAGAtacaccatcagcagcagcagcaatacgctcaacaacagcaacagtatCAGCAGCAGTATGGACAACAACCCGTGCAGCTGCATCCTAATCAGGTGTACCAGCATGCTGGCCAGATCCctcagcagcagccacagcccgtttatcagcagcagcaacatcaggcaaactaccagcaacaacagcagcctatctaccagcaacagcagcaacagcaaccaatttatcaacagcaacaacagcctgtgcagcagcagcagcaacctgtgcagcagcagcaacagcctgtgcaacagcagcaacaacctgtgcagcagcagcaacaacctgtgcagcagcagcaacaacccgtgcaacagcagcaacaacctgtgcaacagcagcaacaacctgtgcaacaacagcaacaggcacctgtgcaacagcagcaacatccaCAAGATTCCAATCATAGTCCTCCGCTTACTCAAAATCAACAGGCTCCcattcaacaacaacaaaaggacCAGATAAGCCAACCAGCGCAACAACAGCAGAAACACTAA
- the ais gene encoding probable ATP-dependent RNA helicase DDX52 isoform X2, with protein MDEHDIFKLITAGVRFTKKPKTVPQKVAPVVQIPQQQNQVKSEDNSEDDAEEPSEFRLLSGEAAEPKRKKPKKEKAPSADELAANEAAEVRKLNNISVLGKNVPAPLTSFEDLTKDYKLLPRLQQNVLSRGFAQPTPIQMQALPVLLQRRALMACAPTGSGKTLAFLTPLINGLRAHKTTGLRALVLAPTRELAQQIYRECAELTRETGLRTHFISKVSEAKQKHGTECKQRYDILVSTPNRVRFLLQQQPPLLDLSQVEWFVLDEADRLMEEGQNNFKEQLDDIYAACTNPSKCVAFFSATYTVPVAKWALRHLKNLVRVTIGIQNTATDSVQQELLFVGSESGKLVAVRDLVRQGLQPPVLVFVQSKDRAKQLFEELLYDGINVDVIHAERSQHQRDNCVRAFREGSIWVLICTELMGRGIDFKGVNLVINYDFPPTTISYIHRIGRTGRAGRPGRAITFFTQDDTANLRNIAQIIKNSGGTVPEYMLQMKKVRKSEAKMRAKKPLDREDITTKIRPEGKDDSKQKSAKRKDESKQKSAKHKKIEKTEKVLKKRKNIENSLGTKLKKLEKVKGDLKPQIKRNLMGKLKKTKA; from the exons ATGGATGAGCACGATATATTCAAGTTGATTACTGCGGGTGTACGCTTCACCAAAAAGCCCAAG ACAGTGCCTCAAAAAGTGGCACCGGTTGTCCAGATTccccaacaacaaaatcaagTGAAGAGTGAAGATAACTCAGAGGACGATGCAGAGGAGCCCTCAGAATTCAGATTACTTAGTGGAGAAGCCGCAGAGCCAAAACGCAAGAAgccgaaaaaagaaaaggcgCCTTCAGCGGACGAACTGGCCGCAAATGAGGCTGCTGAAGTCCGGAAACTAAATAACATCAGTGTGCTGGGAAAGAATGTGCCAGCTCCTTTGACTAGTTTCGAGGACCTGACCAAGGACTACAAGCTACTCCCACGCCTTCAGCAAAATGTGCTTTCCCGCGGCTTTGCCCAGCCCACTCCCATTCAGATGCAGGCCTTGCCGGTTCTCCTGCAACGTCGCGCTCTAATGGCCTGTGCACCAACTGGATCCGGAAAGACGCTAGCCTTCCTAACTCCACTCATCAACGGCCTAAGAGCTCACAAAACCACTGGCCTGAGAGCTCTGGTACTAGCGCCCACACGAGAATTGGCCCAACAAATATATCGCGAGTGCGCGGAGCTCACCCGGGAAACTGGGCTTCGCACCCATTTCATCAGCAAGGTGAGCGAGGCAAAGCAAAAACATGGCACTGAATGTAAACAGCGTTACGACATCTTGGTCTCCACACCGAATCGAGTGAGGTTCCTGCTTCAACAGCAGCCGCCTCTGTTGGATTTGTCTCAAGTGGAGTGGTTTGTTCTCGACGAGGCTGATCGATTAATGGAGGAAGGACAAAACAACTTCAAAGAGCAGTTAGACGACATTTATGCGGCCTGCACGAATCCATCAAAGTGTGTGGCCTTCTTCAGTGCCACATACACAGTTCCCGTGGCCAAATGGGCCCTTAGACACCTCAAAAACCTAGTGCGAGTCACCATTGGCATACAGAACACCGCCACTGATTCAGTGCAACAAGAATTATTGTTTGTTGGATCGGAGAGCGGAAAGTTGGTGGCCGTGCGAGACCTGGTGCGTCAGGGCCTTCAGCCGCCGGTGCTGGTCTTCGTCCAGAGCAAAGACCGCGCGAAACAGTTATTCGAGGAGCTTCTCTACGATGGCATCAATGTGGACGTGATCCATGCCGAACGCAGCCAGCATCAGCGGGATAACTGCGTGCGAGCCTTCCGCGAGGGAAGTATTTGGGTGCTTATCTGCACAGAACTTATGGGAAGAGGTATTGACTTTAAGGGAGTCAATCTGGTGATCAACTACGACTTCCCGCCAACGACTATATCGTACATCCATCGCATTGGACGAACTGGAAGGGCAGGTCGACCTGGTCGGGCCATAACATTCTTTACTCAGGACGACACCGCGAATCTTAGAAA CATTGCCCagattattaaaaattccGGAGGTACCGTTCCCGAATATATGCTACAAATGAAAAAGGTTCGTAAGTCGGAGGCTAAGATGCGCGCCAAGAAGCCTCTAGATCGCGAGGACATTACGACTAAAATTCGTCCGGAAGGAAAGGACGATTCGAAGCAAAAG TCAGCCAAAAGAAAAGACGAGTCAAAACAAAAGTCAgccaaacataaaaaaattgaaaaaacagaaaaggttttgaaaaaaagaaaaaatatcgaGAATTCCTTAGGGACCAAGTTGAAAAAACTTGAGAAAGTTAAAGGTGATTTAAAACCGCAAATTAAAAGAAATCTAATGggaaaattaaagaaaacaaaagcatAA